The following are encoded in a window of Dioscorea cayenensis subsp. rotundata cultivar TDr96_F1 chromosome 16, TDr96_F1_v2_PseudoChromosome.rev07_lg8_w22 25.fasta, whole genome shotgun sequence genomic DNA:
- the LOC120278456 gene encoding glycine-rich protein 23-like: MEQPPTLPIVELDNLIQGFNDFDDAAISQSSTNDTLTSSTSKANEADGGGGLGGGHGGGLGGGIGGGGGGLGGGGGVGLGGGGAGGGLVGGSGGGGGFGAGGGDGHGGGL; this comes from the exons ATGGAACAACCACCAACATTGCCAATAGTTGAATTGGACAACCTGATCCAAGGAtttaatgattttgatgatgccGCAATAAGCCAATCTTCTACTAATGACACATTGACAAGCTCTACTTCCAAGGCTAACGAAG CTGATGGTGGTGGAGGTCTAGGTGGTGGTCATGGTGGAGGTTTAGGTGGTGGCATtggaggaggtggtggaggtTTGGGCGGAGGAGGAGGTGTAGGATTGGGAGGAGGTGGAGCTGGTGGTGGTTTGGTTGGTGGATCTGGCGGCGGCGGTGGTTTTGGGGCTGGAGGTGGCGATGGACATGGAGGAGGCCTATGA
- the LOC120278457 gene encoding uncharacterized protein LOC120278457 — MKKSTHLSSKLDCIRSSHSASHAPLSGGHTSGYALARRCQRLGFQKSLNLLLLAFFLLSWKSLVGWRLERKLKGGVVLISLANCGLLTRPFKAHQVVDYLFQIRSKVLQSCPSRRVSSNHHSYSTPHSGRAADCRFAMPLGGTCRGGALTSISCVHFSFHI; from the exons ATGAAGAAAAG TACCCATTTGTCCAGCAAACTTGACTGTATCAGATCCTCCCACTCCGCAAGCCATGCTCCCCTTTCTGGTGGCCACACCTCCGGCTATGCCCTGGCAAGGAGATGTCAGAGGCTTGGGTTTCAAAAAAGTCTCAACCTTCTCCTTCTTGCATTCTTTCTATTATCTTGGAAGAGCTTGGTTGGTTGGAGGCTAGAGAGAAAACTCAAGGGTGGAGTTGTCTTAATCTCTTTAGCTAATTG tggattACTTACTAGGCCTTTTAAAGCTCATCAAGTTGTTGATTATCTCTTTCAAATCAGGAGTAAGGTCTTGCAAAG TTGTCCCAGCAGGAGAGTCAGTTCCAACCACCACAGCTACTCCACCCCTCACAGCGGCAGAGCAGCGGATTGTAGATTCGCTATGCCACTTGGTGGCACATGTAGGGGTGGAGCTCTCACCTCTATTTCCTGTGTTCACTTTAGCTTCCACATCTAG